In Salarias fasciatus chromosome 20, fSalaFa1.1, whole genome shotgun sequence, a single window of DNA contains:
- the ppardb gene encoding peroxisome proliferator-activated receptor delta b: MDGLQQAATEQPDRVNGFSGPKSPQEDTADAGWTPPGGESGGSDSCGGTSVSESTDLHELKSRESEDEEEREVAAPASTDLKGDQKKRQKEDDDQEDNQSKQVSSASSSYTDLSHTSSPSLSEQLRLGREDNAAAGISVECKVCGDKASGFHYGVHACEGCKGFFRRTVRMKLEYERCERSCKIQKKNRNKCQYCRFQKCLSLGMSHDAIRYGRMPEAERKKLVAGLLAEELNLSKPGGSDLKTLAKQVNTAYLKNLSMTKKRARSILTGKTSSTSPFVIYDVDTLWQAESGLVWSQLLPGAPLTKEIGVHVFYRCQCTTVETVRELTEFAKCIPGFVDLFLNDQVTLLKYGVHEAIFAMLPSLMNKDGLLVANGKGFVTREFLRSLRKPFSEIMEPKFEFAVKFNALELDDSDLALFVAAIILCGDRPGLINVKQVEQSQDSILQALDLHLQANHSDSVYLFPKLLQKMADLRQLVTENAQLVQKIKKTESETSLHPLLQEIYKDMY; this comes from the exons ATGGACGGGCTTCAGCAAGCTGCCACGGAGCAGCCCGACAGGGTGAATGGCTTCTCTGGGCCCAAATCCCCTCAGGAGGACACAGCCGACGCGGGGTGGACGCCCCCGGGGGGCGAGTCCGGAGGCTCGGACAGCTGCGGAGGGACGAGCGTTTCGGAGTCCACGGACCTGCATGAGTTAAAGTCCAGGGaaagtgaggatgaggaggagagggaggtggCAGCGCCTGCCTCCACCGACCTGAAAGGGGACCagaagaagagacagaaagaggacgACGATCAGGAGGACAATCAGAGCAAGCAGGTCAGCAGCGCATCGTCCAGCTACACCG ACCTGTCCCACACCTCGTCGCCCTCGCTGTCGGAGCAGCTGCGCCTCGGCCGGGAAGACAACGCCGCCGCCGGGATCAGCGTGGAGTGTAAGGTCTGCGGCGACAAGGCCTCCGGCTTCCACTACGGCGTGCACGCCTGTGAAGGTTGCAAG ggcTTTTTCCGGCGGACCGTCCGGATGAAGCTGGAGTATGAGCGCTGCGAGCGTTCCTGCAAGATTCAGAAGAAGAATCGAAACAAGTGCCAATATTGTCGCTTCCAGAAGTGCCTGTCTTTGGGGATGTCCCACGATG CGATCCGATACGGACGTATGCCCGAGGCGGAGAGGAAGAAGCTGGTGGCGGGTCTGCTCgcagaggagctgaacctcAGCAAGCCGGGGGGCTCCGACCTGAAGACCCTGGCCAAACAAGTCAACACAGCCTACCTGAAGAACCTCAGTATGACCAAGAAGAGGGCCCGCAGCATCCTGACGGGCAAAACCAGCAGCACCTCA CCGTTCGTGATCTACGACGTGGACACGCTCTGGCAGGCGGAGAGCGGTCTGGTGTGGAGCCAGCTGCTGCCCGGCGCCCCCCTGACCAAGGAGATCGGGGTTCACGTGTTTTACCGCTGCCAGTGCACGACGGTGGAGACAGTCCGGGAACTCACCGAGTTCGCCAAGTGCATTCCAGGGTTTGTGGACCTCTTCCTTAACGACCAG GTGACTCTGTTGAAGTATGGCGTCCACGAGGCTATTTTTGCCATGTTGCCATCTCTCATGAACAAAGACGGACTGTTGGTGGCCAACGGCAAAGGCTTTGTCACGAGGGAGTTCCTGCGCAGCTTGAGGAAGCCCTTCAGCGAGATCATGGAGCCAAAGTTTGAGTTTGCTGTAAAGTTCAATGCTCTGGAGCTGGATGACAGCGACCTGGCCCTGTTCGTTGCTGCCATTATTCTGTGCGGAG atCGCCCCGGGCTGATAAACGtgaagcaggtggagcagagccagGACAGCATCCTCCAGGCCCTGGACCTCCACCTCCAAGCAAACCACTCTGACTCTGTCTACCTCTTCCCCAAGCTGCTTCAGAAGATGGCCGACCTCCGTCAGCTGGTTACAGAGAACGCTCAGCTCGTCCAAAAGATCAAAAAGACTGAGTCGGAGACCTCGCTCCATCCTCTACTACAGGAGATCTACAAAGACATGTATTAG
- the LOC115407562 gene encoding differentially expressed in FDCP 6 homolog isoform X1, giving the protein MDLRSELLKSIWYGFTALDLEKSGKVSKSQLKVLSHNLCTVLSIPHDPVALEEHFRDDDDGPVSSQGYMPYLNKYILDKVEEGSFNKEDVDELCWTLTAKKNYQPDRSSSTLLPEKDAFRLWCLFNFLSEDKYPLVMVPDEVEYLLKKVCMAMSIEFNCVELEDFFSQDSVHQSGITVWVFLEMMNSGKITRGIDKSIVSMAVEEVYREIVGDVLKEGYLWKKGQLRRNWKERWFTLRPSNLSYYTGEDRKDCQGNIVLDGNCCVEEVDDDQILFGRSKWMKNVLFPVLPDRDGKRCMFCLKTLSKTYEMSASDTKQRQEWTSAIQTAIRLHVEGKKSLHKDLKLKRREQREHREKRRQAKEEELLRLRALQEERERKLAELELLKEAQKQAQALLEEDEQRRRQQHEQLQRTLEVQLREAEEARVSMQAEMALKEEEAEKQRKRIQELEEMQKRLEEALQQEIKARLDEEAFRYAQAGLLAEEEEKMKALMNLQEEQEEYILKTEREKRELKQEMEAKSQALEEAQRQLEEVRANRHRVDQDVVAAQRKLRQASTNVKHWNVQMNRLMRPIGPGEKRPSLGSSFASFQIPTQRDPGLRLRRRSGSEDQDEESKENVESRDECDLEKRHSHTSNGDMDIP; this is encoded by the exons GTGTTGTCCCACAACCTGTGCACGGTTCTGAGCATCCCTCACGACCCCGTGGCCCTGGAGGAGCACTTCAGGGACGACGACGACGGCCCGGTGTCCAGTCAGGGCTACATGCCCTACCTCAACAAATACATCCTGGATAAG GTCGAGGAAGGCTCTTTTAATAAGGAAGATGTGGACGAACTCTGTTGGACGTTGACGGCCAAGAAAAACTACCAGccagacaggagcagcagcactCTGCTGCCAGAGAAAGACGCTTTCCGACTGTGGTGCCTCTTTAATTTTCTCTCTGAAGACAAGTATCCTCTGGTTATGGTTCCTGATGAG gtggagTACCTGCTCAAGAAGGTCTGCATGGCCATGAGCATCGAGTTCAActgtgtggagctggaggacttCTTCTCTCAGGACTCTGTGCACCAGAGCGGGATCACGGTTTGGGTTTTCTTGGAGATGATGAACTCTGGAAAAATCACCAGAGGAATCGACAAGAGCATCGTCAGCATGGCCGTGGAGGAAGTGTACAGGGAGATAGTTGGTGATGTCCTCAAAGAG GGTTATCTGTGGAAGAAaggccagctgaggaggaacTGGAAGGAACGCTGGTTCACACTGAGGCCGAGCAACTTGTCCTACTACACCGGGGAGGACCGCAAGGACTGCCAAGGCAACATCGTGCTGGATGGGAactgctgtgtggag GAAGTAGACGATGATCAAATATTGTTTGGTCGTTCAAAATGGATGAAAAACGTCCTTTTTCCT GTGCTGCCCGATCGGGATGGGAAGAGGTGCATGTTTTGTCTAAAGACCCTCTCAAAGACTTATGAAATGAGCGCCTCAGACACCAAACAGAGGCAGGAGTGGACCTCAG CCATCCAGACGGCCATCCGGCTGCATGTGGAGGGCAAAAAGTCCCTCCACAAAGACCTGAAGCTGAAGCGCCGGGAGCAGCGGGAGCACCGGGAGAAGAGACGGCAGGCcaaagaggaggagctgctgaggctgcgggccctgcaggaggagcgggagcGCAAGCTGGCCGAGCTGGAGCTCCTGAAGGAGGCGCAGAAGCAGGCCCAGGCcctcctggaggaggacgagcagaGGAGGCGCCAGCAGCACGAGCAGCTCCAGCGCACCTTGGAGGTGCAGCTCCGAGAGGCCGAGGAG gcccGAGTCAGCATGCAGGCGGAGATGgctctgaaggaggaggaggcggagaagcagaggaagaggatccaggagctggaggagatgcaGAAGCGCTtggaggaggcgctgcagcaAGAAATTAAAGCCCGGCTGGATGAGGAGGCCTTCCGCTACGCCCAGGCGGG CTTACTcgccgaggaagaggagaaaatgaaggcCCTGAtgaacctgcaggaggagcaggaggagtacATCCTGAAGACGGAGAGGGAGAAGCGCGAGCTGAAACAGGAAATGGAGGCCAAGTCCCAGGCCCTGGAGGAGGCccagaggcagctggaggaggttcGCGCCAACCGGCACCGGGTGGACCAGGACGTGGTG GCTGCTCAGAGGAAACTGCGCCAGGCGAGCACCAACGTCAAACACTGGAACGTCCAGATGAACAGACTGATGCGGCCGATCGGGCCGGGCG AGAAGAGGCCGTCGTTGGGAAGCTCCTTCGCTTCGTTCCAGATCCCGACGCAGAGGGACCCCGGGCTCCGCCTCAGGAGGAGGTCGGGGTCCGAGGATCAGGACGAGGAGAGCAAGGAAAACGTAGAGAGCAGAGACGAGTGCGACTTGGAGAAGCGTCACTCGCACACCTCCAACGGAGACATGGACATTCCCTAA
- the LOC115407562 gene encoding differentially expressed in FDCP 6 homolog isoform X2, producing the protein MDLRSELLKSIWYGFTALDLEKSGKVSKSQLKVLSHNLCTVLSIPHDPVALEEHFRDDDDGPVSSQGYMPYLNKYILDKVEEGSFNKEDVDELCWTLTAKKNYQPDRSSSTLLPEKDAFRLWCLFNFLSEDKYPLVMVPDEVEYLLKKVCMAMSIEFNCVELEDFFSQDSVHQSGITVWVFLEMMNSGKITRGIDKSIVSMAVEEVYREIVGDVLKEGYLWKKGQLRRNWKERWFTLRPSNLSYYTGEDRKDCQGNIVLDGNCCVEVLPDRDGKRCMFCLKTLSKTYEMSASDTKQRQEWTSAIQTAIRLHVEGKKSLHKDLKLKRREQREHREKRRQAKEEELLRLRALQEERERKLAELELLKEAQKQAQALLEEDEQRRRQQHEQLQRTLEVQLREAEEARVSMQAEMALKEEEAEKQRKRIQELEEMQKRLEEALQQEIKARLDEEAFRYAQAGLLAEEEEKMKALMNLQEEQEEYILKTEREKRELKQEMEAKSQALEEAQRQLEEVRANRHRVDQDVVAAQRKLRQASTNVKHWNVQMNRLMRPIGPGEKRPSLGSSFASFQIPTQRDPGLRLRRRSGSEDQDEESKENVESRDECDLEKRHSHTSNGDMDIP; encoded by the exons GTGTTGTCCCACAACCTGTGCACGGTTCTGAGCATCCCTCACGACCCCGTGGCCCTGGAGGAGCACTTCAGGGACGACGACGACGGCCCGGTGTCCAGTCAGGGCTACATGCCCTACCTCAACAAATACATCCTGGATAAG GTCGAGGAAGGCTCTTTTAATAAGGAAGATGTGGACGAACTCTGTTGGACGTTGACGGCCAAGAAAAACTACCAGccagacaggagcagcagcactCTGCTGCCAGAGAAAGACGCTTTCCGACTGTGGTGCCTCTTTAATTTTCTCTCTGAAGACAAGTATCCTCTGGTTATGGTTCCTGATGAG gtggagTACCTGCTCAAGAAGGTCTGCATGGCCATGAGCATCGAGTTCAActgtgtggagctggaggacttCTTCTCTCAGGACTCTGTGCACCAGAGCGGGATCACGGTTTGGGTTTTCTTGGAGATGATGAACTCTGGAAAAATCACCAGAGGAATCGACAAGAGCATCGTCAGCATGGCCGTGGAGGAAGTGTACAGGGAGATAGTTGGTGATGTCCTCAAAGAG GGTTATCTGTGGAAGAAaggccagctgaggaggaacTGGAAGGAACGCTGGTTCACACTGAGGCCGAGCAACTTGTCCTACTACACCGGGGAGGACCGCAAGGACTGCCAAGGCAACATCGTGCTGGATGGGAactgctgtgtggag GTGCTGCCCGATCGGGATGGGAAGAGGTGCATGTTTTGTCTAAAGACCCTCTCAAAGACTTATGAAATGAGCGCCTCAGACACCAAACAGAGGCAGGAGTGGACCTCAG CCATCCAGACGGCCATCCGGCTGCATGTGGAGGGCAAAAAGTCCCTCCACAAAGACCTGAAGCTGAAGCGCCGGGAGCAGCGGGAGCACCGGGAGAAGAGACGGCAGGCcaaagaggaggagctgctgaggctgcgggccctgcaggaggagcgggagcGCAAGCTGGCCGAGCTGGAGCTCCTGAAGGAGGCGCAGAAGCAGGCCCAGGCcctcctggaggaggacgagcagaGGAGGCGCCAGCAGCACGAGCAGCTCCAGCGCACCTTGGAGGTGCAGCTCCGAGAGGCCGAGGAG gcccGAGTCAGCATGCAGGCGGAGATGgctctgaaggaggaggaggcggagaagcagaggaagaggatccaggagctggaggagatgcaGAAGCGCTtggaggaggcgctgcagcaAGAAATTAAAGCCCGGCTGGATGAGGAGGCCTTCCGCTACGCCCAGGCGGG CTTACTcgccgaggaagaggagaaaatgaaggcCCTGAtgaacctgcaggaggagcaggaggagtacATCCTGAAGACGGAGAGGGAGAAGCGCGAGCTGAAACAGGAAATGGAGGCCAAGTCCCAGGCCCTGGAGGAGGCccagaggcagctggaggaggttcGCGCCAACCGGCACCGGGTGGACCAGGACGTGGTG GCTGCTCAGAGGAAACTGCGCCAGGCGAGCACCAACGTCAAACACTGGAACGTCCAGATGAACAGACTGATGCGGCCGATCGGGCCGGGCG AGAAGAGGCCGTCGTTGGGAAGCTCCTTCGCTTCGTTCCAGATCCCGACGCAGAGGGACCCCGGGCTCCGCCTCAGGAGGAGGTCGGGGTCCGAGGATCAGGACGAGGAGAGCAAGGAAAACGTAGAGAGCAGAGACGAGTGCGACTTGGAGAAGCGTCACTCGCACACCTCCAACGGAGACATGGACATTCCCTAA